The proteins below come from a single Bryobacter aggregatus MPL3 genomic window:
- a CDS encoding DUF4178 domain-containing protein, whose protein sequence is MSQVTQNCPQCGGPVVFRWSQSVQTTCPYCSSILVRTDVDLTKVGQVSDYPLDPSPIQIGSEGVVENKPFVVIGRICYEYSEGGWNEWHIVFNTGENAWLSDAQLEYAVTKQIPWVPALNGQKLDPGVMVDVGGAYYTVATITSANYRAVEGELPFQFWDKTVCRFIDLRSYDDKFLTIDYTENPPVLFAGRTFSFDALKLKNLRHFEGWQ, encoded by the coding sequence ATGAGTCAGGTGACACAGAACTGCCCGCAATGTGGTGGGCCGGTTGTTTTCCGCTGGTCGCAATCCGTGCAGACCACCTGTCCTTATTGCAGCAGTATTCTGGTGCGGACGGATGTCGATCTGACCAAAGTTGGGCAGGTCTCGGACTACCCGCTGGACCCCAGTCCGATCCAGATCGGCTCAGAAGGTGTGGTTGAGAATAAGCCTTTCGTTGTGATTGGCCGCATTTGTTACGAGTACAGCGAGGGCGGCTGGAATGAGTGGCATATCGTCTTCAATACAGGAGAGAATGCCTGGCTTTCGGACGCACAACTCGAGTATGCGGTGACGAAGCAGATTCCTTGGGTTCCGGCACTCAATGGCCAAAAATTAGATCCCGGTGTGATGGTTGATGTTGGCGGCGCTTACTATACGGTCGCGACCATCACCAGTGCAAACTACCGGGCGGTGGAAGGCGAACTCCCCTTTCAATTCTGGGACAAGACCGTCTGCCGTTTTATCGACTTGCGTAGCTATGACGACAAGTTTCTGACTATCGACTATACCGAAAATCCGCCGGTATTATTTGCGGGACGCACGTTCAGCTTCGATGCGTTGAAGCTCAAGAATTTGCGCCATTTCGAAGGTTGGCAATAG
- a CDS encoding DUF4178 domain-containing protein, which translates to MPAERPQPKIRAIECPNCGGAVELRGMGSSLHATCTHCMAVLDVSHPAIQIAQTFQKNIERFQPKIPLGSRGKLEGKLYEVIGFQTRAILADGQRYTWDEYVLYNPFYGFRYLSEYDGHWNDILPLSRLPQPDSAMGQSAVRLDGRKYRLFQSADAKTVGVLGEFPWRVKVGDSVAVADYIDPPGSVSREGTVGEYTWSQSRYVNASEIWQAFQLKTTPPPVKGVYSNQPNPSGSTAGMWKMMFVFSALLLVAMIVTYVLAGDKKVFESKYTFVAGSGEPSFVTETFQLAGGNKNVEVDIRTDLENDWAFFGLALINDETGTAYDFGKEVSYYHGSDSDGSWSEGDRKDSVRIGGVPGGRYYLRVEPEMEKSAVSSVFGGKRMNYQLTVLRDVPVLWPFFVAWPFLLIPPVYALIRRAQFESKRWAEADPTGSAAAGEDDDE; encoded by the coding sequence ATGCCCGCCGAACGGCCACAGCCCAAAATCCGTGCGATTGAATGCCCGAACTGCGGGGGCGCGGTTGAGTTGCGAGGGATGGGGTCCAGTTTGCATGCGACCTGCACGCATTGCATGGCTGTACTCGACGTGTCGCATCCGGCGATCCAGATTGCCCAGACCTTCCAGAAGAACATCGAGCGCTTCCAGCCCAAGATCCCGCTTGGCTCTCGTGGCAAGCTGGAGGGCAAACTCTATGAAGTGATTGGCTTCCAGACGCGGGCGATTCTTGCCGATGGGCAACGCTACACCTGGGACGAGTATGTTCTCTACAATCCCTTCTATGGCTTCCGCTATCTTTCGGAATACGACGGGCATTGGAACGATATTTTGCCGCTATCGCGCTTGCCTCAGCCCGATTCTGCGATGGGGCAATCGGCAGTGCGGCTCGATGGGCGCAAGTACCGGCTCTTCCAGTCTGCCGATGCCAAGACGGTCGGCGTGCTGGGGGAATTCCCTTGGCGGGTGAAGGTGGGCGATTCGGTTGCGGTTGCGGATTATATCGACCCGCCGGGCTCCGTATCTCGCGAAGGGACGGTGGGAGAATACACCTGGAGCCAGTCCCGCTATGTGAATGCGAGTGAGATCTGGCAGGCCTTCCAGCTCAAGACCACGCCACCTCCCGTGAAGGGCGTGTACTCGAATCAGCCGAATCCCAGCGGCTCTACAGCCGGCATGTGGAAGATGATGTTTGTCTTCAGCGCCTTGCTTTTGGTCGCAATGATTGTGACCTACGTGCTGGCAGGGGATAAAAAAGTTTTCGAGTCAAAATATACTTTCGTGGCAGGCAGTGGAGAGCCGAGCTTTGTCACCGAAACCTTCCAGTTGGCGGGCGGGAACAAGAATGTTGAAGTCGACATTCGTACTGATCTTGAGAATGACTGGGCCTTCTTTGGGCTCGCGCTGATCAATGATGAGACGGGCACTGCCTATGATTTTGGTAAGGAAGTCAGTTATTATCACGGTTCCGATTCCGACGGAAGCTGGTCGGAGGGGGACCGCAAGGATTCGGTGCGGATTGGTGGTGTGCCGGGCGGCCGCTACTATCTGCGCGTGGAACCGGAGATGGAGAAGTCCGCTGTCTCGTCCGTATTTGGTGGGAAACGGATGAACTACCAGTTGACAGTGCTCCGTGATGTTCCTGTTCTTTGGCCATTCTTCGTCGCATGGCCCTTCTTGTTGATTCCGCCGGTCTATGCCTTAATTCGCCGCGCGCAGTTTGAATCCAAGCGTTGGGCCGAAGCAGATCCGACGGGTTCAGCGGCCGCCGGGGAGGATGATGATGAGTAA
- a CDS encoding DUF350 domain-containing protein has translation MSGFHIEAFVNAFIYAMFGIFIFTASFMIWDKITPYDLWKEIIEGKNLALAVMVGFMSLGMSIIIAAAVH, from the coding sequence ATGAGCGGCTTTCATATCGAAGCGTTTGTCAACGCCTTCATCTACGCGATGTTTGGCATCTTTATCTTTACAGCCAGCTTCATGATCTGGGACAAGATCACCCCATACGACCTGTGGAAAGAAATCATCGAAGGCAAAAATCTTGCCCTTGCGGTCATGGTCGGCTTTATGAGCCTCGGCATGAGCATCATCATTGCTGCCGCGGTTCACTAA
- a CDS encoding polyamine aminopropyltransferase → MALALFLSVLLIAACGLIYELIAGTLASYLLGDSILQFSTVIGSYLFAMGIGSWLSRFIRKGLVTRFITIELMVGLIGGFSSSILFLAFAYTQAFQLILYLLVVLVGILVGLEIPLLMRILEGRFQFSDLVSHVLTFDYLGALGASLLFPLVLVPKLGLVRGAILFGMVNAAVALWSTWLFREQLPRHNGLRAAALVVLAALTGGLFVADRVMAAADDNLYADEIILSKQTRYQRIVLTRWKDDVRLFLSSHLQFASHDEYRYHEGLVHPVLAALPGAKRVLVLGGGDGLAAREILKYPNIEQVTLVDLDPEMTQLFATHSYLKQLNGGSLTDKRMRVINADAFVWLDQSKEVFDAAIIDFPDPTNFSLGKLYTTAFYRLLGKHIADSGFFVVQSTSPLFARQSFWCIAETLKAAKYQIKPYHVYVPSFGEWGFVIAGRHAYEFPSVLPAGLRFLSLTNLSTLFDFPLDMQSIPAEPNRLNDQSLVRYYEEDWKKLTH, encoded by the coding sequence ATGGCTCTTGCGCTTTTTCTTTCTGTACTGCTGATTGCCGCCTGCGGGCTGATCTATGAACTGATCGCCGGTACCCTTGCCAGCTATCTGCTGGGGGACAGCATCCTGCAGTTCTCGACCGTTATTGGCAGCTACTTGTTCGCGATGGGCATCGGGAGCTGGCTCAGCCGCTTCATTCGAAAAGGCCTGGTCACCCGCTTCATCACGATCGAGTTGATGGTGGGCCTGATCGGAGGCTTCTCGAGTTCGATTTTGTTCCTCGCCTTCGCCTATACGCAGGCGTTTCAGCTCATCCTCTATCTCCTTGTTGTGCTGGTGGGCATTCTGGTCGGGCTCGAGATTCCGCTGCTGATGCGCATCCTCGAAGGGCGATTTCAGTTTAGCGATCTGGTGTCGCATGTCCTCACCTTCGACTATCTGGGCGCTCTTGGCGCGTCATTGTTATTCCCGCTGGTGCTGGTGCCGAAACTCGGTCTGGTACGGGGAGCGATTCTCTTCGGGATGGTCAATGCCGCGGTCGCCTTGTGGAGCACCTGGCTCTTCCGGGAACAGTTGCCACGTCACAATGGTCTGCGCGCCGCGGCGTTGGTTGTTCTGGCTGCCTTAACCGGTGGGCTCTTTGTTGCGGACCGCGTCATGGCCGCCGCAGATGACAATCTCTATGCGGACGAGATCATTCTGAGCAAACAAACCCGTTACCAGCGCATTGTGCTCACGCGCTGGAAGGACGACGTGCGGCTATTTTTAAGTTCGCATCTGCAGTTCGCCTCGCACGATGAGTATCGCTATCACGAAGGTCTGGTTCATCCTGTCCTGGCGGCACTGCCCGGCGCAAAGCGCGTGCTGGTTTTGGGCGGTGGGGATGGTCTGGCTGCGCGCGAGATTCTGAAGTACCCCAACATTGAACAAGTGACTCTCGTCGATCTCGATCCCGAGATGACCCAGCTTTTTGCGACGCATAGTTATTTGAAGCAGCTCAATGGCGGTTCCTTGACCGACAAGCGCATGCGCGTCATCAATGCGGATGCTTTCGTGTGGCTCGACCAGTCGAAAGAAGTCTTCGATGCGGCTATCATCGACTTTCCCGATCCTACGAATTTTTCGCTCGGCAAGCTCTACACAACAGCTTTTTATCGCCTGCTTGGCAAACACATTGCAGACTCCGGATTTTTTGTTGTGCAGAGCACCAGCCCCTTATTTGCGCGCCAATCGTTCTGGTGCATTGCCGAGACGCTCAAGGCTGCCAAGTACCAGATCAAGCCTTATCATGTCTATGTCCCGAGCTTTGGTGAATGGGGGTTTGTGATTGCCGGACGTCATGCCTACGAGTTTCCCTCTGTACTCCCGGCGGGGCTTCGCTTTCTTTCCCTGACCAATCTGTCCACGCTGTTCGACTTCCCGCTCGATATGCAATCGATTCCCGCCGAGCCAAATCGCCTCAACGACCAGTCGCTGGTCCGTTACTACGAAGAGGACTGGAAGAAACTCACGCACTAG
- a CDS encoding UBP-type zinc finger domain-containing protein, whose translation MPTPCAHLRSTPEVEIPDHAACASCIALGDTWIHLRKCAACGHIGCCDSSKNQHATKHFRATSHPVVRAVEDGWYWCYVDAVMVD comes from the coding sequence ATGCCTACTCCTTGCGCTCATCTCCGCTCTACGCCCGAAGTTGAAATTCCGGATCACGCGGCTTGTGCGAGTTGTATCGCACTCGGTGACACTTGGATTCACTTGCGCAAGTGTGCCGCCTGTGGCCACATCGGGTGTTGCGACAGCTCGAAGAATCAACATGCCACCAAGCACTTCCGCGCGACAAGCCATCCCGTCGTGCGTGCTGTGGAAGATGGCTGGTACTGGTGCTATGTGGATGCAGTGATGGTGGACTAA
- a CDS encoding ferritin-like domain-containing protein has product MNTSQKVIVESIREKISGRRSFVRQMGMASAGLGAFLATVETADAQVTDVDILQFALNLEYLEAEFYTVARTGKTIDQMGVGITGSGTTGATTGGKQVTFIEGSTLAKSADEIGADERAHVTLLRTALSGAGVMPVAKPAINLNALGAGFGSQEEFILLARAFEDVGVSAYGAAAPLISSKAYLGVAARILAAEAEHTGNLRLHATLYNVKTTALDPVDILPPPSGTRFMSLDAQGLSAVRTPGQVLYIVYGGQPGAKTGAFFPGGMNGNLNTADATPAKP; this is encoded by the coding sequence ATGAATACCTCTCAGAAAGTCATTGTCGAGTCCATTCGCGAGAAGATCTCGGGACGCCGTTCTTTTGTGCGCCAGATGGGAATGGCCAGCGCCGGTTTGGGCGCTTTTCTCGCCACGGTAGAAACAGCCGATGCGCAAGTCACCGACGTCGATATTCTGCAGTTCGCCTTGAACCTCGAGTACCTCGAGGCCGAGTTCTACACCGTGGCGCGCACCGGCAAGACCATTGACCAGATGGGCGTCGGCATCACGGGCAGCGGCACGACCGGCGCCACCACCGGCGGCAAGCAGGTAACCTTCATCGAAGGCTCGACTCTCGCCAAGAGCGCCGATGAAATTGGCGCCGACGAGCGCGCCCACGTCACACTACTGCGCACGGCGCTGAGCGGCGCGGGGGTGATGCCGGTGGCCAAGCCAGCGATCAATCTGAACGCGCTCGGGGCAGGCTTTGGCAGCCAGGAAGAGTTCATTCTTCTGGCCCGCGCTTTTGAAGACGTTGGCGTATCGGCCTATGGCGCCGCGGCCCCGCTCATCAGCAGCAAAGCCTATCTGGGCGTCGCCGCCCGCATCCTGGCCGCCGAAGCCGAACACACCGGCAATCTGCGGCTGCACGCCACCCTGTATAACGTGAAGACGACGGCGCTCGATCCAGTGGACATTCTGCCTCCTCCTTCCGGCACACGTTTCATGTCGCTCGATGCCCAAGGACTCTCGGCAGTCCGGACTCCAGGCCAGGTGCTCTACATTGTCTATGGCGGCCAGCCCGGCGCCAAGACTGGAGCATTTTTCCCCGGCGGCATGAACGGCAATCTCAATACAGCGGACGCCACACCGGCCAAGCCTTAG